In the genome of Danio rerio strain Tuebingen ecotype United States chromosome 23, GRCz12tu, whole genome shotgun sequence, one region contains:
- the acp1 gene encoding low molecular weight phosphotyrosine protein phosphatase isoform 2 (isoform 2 is encoded by transcript variant 2) codes for MAASSGKSVLFVCLGNICRSPIAEAVFRKMATDSGVVDKWRIDSAATSTYEIGNPPDHRGQACMKKHGVSMRHVARQVTKDDFMSFDYILCMDESNLRDLNKKASSVKNSKAKIELLGSYDPEKQLIIQDPYYGSDKDFETVYEQCARCCKAFLEQHS; via the exons ATGGCGGCTTCCAGCGGAAAGTCGGTGTTATTCGTGTGCTTGG GGAATATCTGCAGATCTCCAATCGCGGAGGCTGTCTTCAGAAAGATGGCCACAGACAGCGGAGTGGTGGATAAG tgGAGAATAGACAGTGCCGCCACGTCCACCTATGAGATCGGAAACCCCCCGGATCACCGTGGCCAGGCCTGCATGAAGAAGCATGGCGTTTCCATGAGGCACGTGGCGCGGCAG GTCACCAAGGATGACTTCATGAGTTTTGATTACATCCTCTGCATGGACGAAAGCAATTTAAG agaTCTGAACAAGAAGGCAAGCAGCGTGAAAAACAGCAAAGCCAAGATTGAGCTGCTCGGCTCCTACGATCCTGAAAAACAGCTTATTATCCAAGACCCGTACTAT GGCAGTGATAAAGACTTTGAGACGGTGTATGAACAGTGTGCGAGATGCTGCAAAGCCTTCCTGGAGCAACATTCgtaa
- the acp1 gene encoding low molecular weight phosphotyrosine protein phosphatase isoform 1 (isoform 1 is encoded by transcript variant 1) codes for MAASSGKSVLFVCLGNICRSPIAEAVFRKMATDSGVVDKWVIDSGATSDWNTGSTPDARGLACLRKHGIETDHRARQVTKDDFMSFDYILCMDESNLRDLNKKASSVKNSKAKIELLGSYDPEKQLIIQDPYYGSDKDFETVYEQCARCCKAFLEQHS; via the exons ATGGCGGCTTCCAGCGGAAAGTCGGTGTTATTCGTGTGCTTGG GGAATATCTGCAGATCTCCAATCGCGGAGGCTGTCTTCAGAAAGATGGCCACAGACAGCGGAGTGGTGGATAAG tggGTTATAGACTCTGGTGCCACCTCTGATTGGAATACTGGCAGCACTCCTGATGCCCGTGGTCTGGCCTGCCTCAGGAAACATGGCATAGAGACAGATCACAGGGCAAGACAG GTCACCAAGGATGACTTCATGAGTTTTGATTACATCCTCTGCATGGACGAAAGCAATTTAAG agaTCTGAACAAGAAGGCAAGCAGCGTGAAAAACAGCAAAGCCAAGATTGAGCTGCTCGGCTCCTACGATCCTGAAAAACAGCTTATTATCCAAGACCCGTACTAT GGCAGTGATAAAGACTTTGAGACGGTGTATGAACAGTGTGCGAGATGCTGCAAAGCCTTCCTGGAGCAACATTCgtaa